The following are from one region of the Magallana gigas chromosome 4, xbMagGiga1.1, whole genome shotgun sequence genome:
- the LOC136274323 gene encoding E3 ubiquitin-protein ligase TRIM71-like — protein sequence MENTGMSEEKVPDTAQDVLACSIKDCEKNCQFYCNDCHHPMCEQCRDEHQNGSETKKHELVPYRQRKPQLPVEKCKLHPTRNIEIYCKDCNVLLCSKCVVKKGHSGHTLEDLEEIYAEKVECCRAQISKIRQKILLTSQDSKIKIEEDSMKLKRVMENIRDSVKAETESLKESVERVTLKKLEQVNTLEISLFALQKSHETTFENYNQYLKTLDEKFNSFLSVDNIQDLLFSDFENFDIKPSPEPTKLVLPKYTASQCFEEDINKLLGNINVSCIESDIMKSVERSNTQLKLAEIESNQDKKKSDVRKTLSLSSSVAKVKEYTITGVDHTFHISLGKSGKLWVGVIGVIVQTDISICSIRNQIHKIIINSSEGDGNHTVIQDGDLIYTDKENKVINRITPDDTITDFIKTGDWEPRSIHSSHINGDILVGMQTDEEAKVTRYNKTGIEIQNIQRDEKGQELYSLPHYITDNINGDVCVSDFSKHAVVVVDKSGQHRFSYTGQGSEFFPYGLCTDILGHILVCDSVSETVHLLDQDGQFLSLLLTSQQGVKCPLCLCVDDENNLWVGQYDSDTLTVYKYLQ from the exons ATGGAAAAT acgGGTATGTCTGAAGAAAAAGTACCCGACACAGCCCAAGATGTCTTGGCTTGTAGCATTAAAGATTGTGAGAAGAACTGccagttttactgcaatgaTTGCCACCATccaatgtgtgaacaatgcagAGACGAACATCAGAATGGTTCAGAAACCAAGAAACACGAATTAGTGCCTTACAGACAACGCAAACCACAACTTCCTGTGGAGAAATGCAAACTACACCCAACGCGTAACATAGAAATCTATTGTAAAGACTGCAATGTTCTTCTATGTTCTAAGTGCGTCGTCAAGAAAGGACACTCTGGTCATACACTTGAGGACTTGGAAGAAATATATGCAGAAAAGGTTGAATGTTGCAGGGCACAAATTTCAAAAATCCgacaaaaaattcttttaacttCCCAAGActcgaaaataaaaatagaggAAGATAGCATGAAATTAAAACGAGTGATGGAAAATATTAGAGATTCCGTTAAAGCTGAAACTGAGTCCCTCAAAGAGTCAGTAGAAAGGGTTACATTGAAGAAGTTAGAACAGGTCAACACGTTAGAAATCTCACTTTTCGCGCTACAAAAATCACATGAaacaacatttgaaaattacaatcagTACTTGAAAACCCTCGACGAGAAGTTTAACAGTTTTCTGTCTGTAGACAATATCCAAGACTTGTTGTTTagtgattttgaaaatttcgaCATCAAGCCTTCGCCTGAGCCAACTAAACTAGTCCTACCTAAATATACTGCCAGTCAATGTTTTGAAGAAGATATCAACAAATTACTTGGCAATATAAATGTTTCATGTATTGAATCTGATATCATGAAGTCCGTGGAAAGAAGCAATACTCAGTTGAAGCTCGCAGAAATAGAATCAAAtcaagataaaaagaaatctgaCGTGAGAAAAACACTGTCATTGTCTTCTTCTGTGGCCAAGGTCAAGGAATACACAATAACAGGTGTTGATCATACATTTCATATATCACTGGGTAAATCTGGCAAACTCTGGGTCGGTGTAATTGGTGTCATTGTTCAAACAGATATTAGTATATGTAGTATACGCAATCAAATACACAagataataataaacagtagtGAAGGTGATGGTAACCACACAGTCATACAGGACGGGGATCTGATCTATAcagacaaagaaaacaaagtcaTCAATAGGATAACACCGGATGATACAATCACTGATTTCATTAAAACAGGAGACTGGGAACCACGCAGCATACACTCCTCCCACATCAACGGCGACATACTGGTGGGGATGCAGACAGATGAAGAGGCTAAAGTCACCAGGTACAACAAGACAGGGATagaaatacagaacatacagaGAGACGAAAAAGGACAGGAACTATATAGTTTACCACACTACATTACAGATAACATCAATGGTGATGTGTGTGTATCAGACTTTAGCAAACATGCTGTAGTGGTGGTGGATAAATCAGGACAACAcaggttctcctacacaggTCAGGGGTCTGAGTTTTTTCCCTATGGATTATGCACTGACATTCTCGGCCACATCCTGGTATGTGATAGTGTCAGTGAAACAGTTCATCTTCTGGATCAGGACGGTCAGTTCTTGTCACTACTACTCACATCACAACAAGGAGTAAAGTGTCCCCTTTGTTTGTGTGTGGATGATGAGAACAATCTCTGGGTGGGACAATATGATTCAGACACCCTGACAGTGTACAAGTATCTACAGTGA
- the LOC117681758 gene encoding uncharacterized protein — MPPKKRAMRDDVATGGVPPPTPPTEVHNGKKGQKRTRKHAETDTVNVLSNLDYELLAKEIVNQQKAASEKQNIGESVGQPPMVNSVEDTAPVVGEAIPAAATIPASAAATIPASALGTLLDNVFTGEPAGNLSQSTGSSFACFSSPQIHLSDCVPLGASVSSKLKLKIWNNEFVDVKNLLPTSGDEPLSIVVQAGKIELQQAASHKTPITIHQWTDAFLVFSTIYLQKFPHEACNLLKYMFIIREIHKLHGDQPYDESFRKIRETSLLPWERVVTELRLKVASMGLKSPTQFQAYNGKQQPFRAKQCYNYNDGQQCNSLPCRFAHTCQACSGPHPRFQCRNMSSKSITSNRNSAGSSNSSKPVKTSQ, encoded by the coding sequence ATGCCACCCAAAAAGAGAGCCATGAGAGATGATGTGGCAACGGGAGGAGTACCACCACCAACACCACCAACTGAAGTACATAATGGGAAAAAAGGGCAAAAAAGAACCCGAAAACACGCGGAGACTGACACTGTCAATGTGCTATCAAATCTTGATTATGAACTTCTGGCAAAAGAAATTGTAAACCAACAAAAAGCTGCTAGTGAGAAACAAAACATCGGTGAAAGTGTTGGGCAACCTCCAATGGTGAATTCTGTTGAGGATACTGCACCAGTAGTTGGGGAAGCTATACCGGCCGCTGCCACAATTCCTGCCTCTGCGGCTGCCACAATTCCTGCCTCTGCACTGGGAACATTACTGGATAATGTGTTCACAGGTGAGCCCGCAGGCAATTTATCTCAGAGTACGGGTAGTAGTTTTGCATGCTTTAGTAGCCCTCAAATTCACTTATCAGATTGTGTGCCTCTAGGAGCATCAGTTTCCTCCAAACTGAAACTTAAAATTTGGAACAATGAATTTGTTGACGTAAAAAATTTATTGCCGACCTCAGGAGATGAACCCCTTTCAATTGTGGTACAAGCGGGGAAAATTGAGCTACAACAAGCGGCTTCACATAAAACACCTATTACAATCCATCAATGGACAGATGCTTTTCTGGTATTCAGTACAATTTACTTACAGAAATTTCCCCATGAGGCATGCAAtctgttaaaatacatgtttataattaGGGAGATTCACAAGCTTCATGGGGACCAACCCTATGATGAGTCATTTAGGAAAATAAGAGAGACATCCCTCCTGCCGTGGGAGAGAGTAGTAACAGAGTTGCGACTTAAGGTAGCCTCTATGGGTTTAAAGTCTCCTACCCAATTCCAAGCTTATAATGGTAAACAGCAGCCCTTTCGGGCAAAACAGTGCTACAATTATAACGATGGGCAACAATGTAACTCCCTACCCTGTCGATTCGCCCATACTTGCCAAGCCTGTAGTGGACCCCACCCCCGATTTCAGTGTAGAAACATGTCATCCAAATCTATCACATCAAACAGGAATAGCGCTGGTTCTTCCAACTCCAGTAAACCCGTTAAGACTTCACAATGA